The Camelus ferus isolate YT-003-E chromosome 4, BCGSAC_Cfer_1.0, whole genome shotgun sequence genome has a segment encoding these proteins:
- the LOC102524013 gene encoding olfactory receptor 13J1: MEPINRTEVSEFFLKGFLGYMALEHLLFPLCSAMYLVTLLGNTAIVAVSVLDVHLHTPMYFFLGNLSILDICYTSTFVPLMLVHLLSAQKTISFIGCAIQMCLSLSTGSTECLLLAIMAYDRYLAICQPLRYPVLMSHRLCLLLAGAAWVLCLFKSVTETIITMRLPFCSHLVSHFTCEILAVLKLACSDTSVSEVLLLVGAILLLPVPLAFICLSYTLILATILRVPSAASRRKAFSTCSAHLAVVLLFYGTVIFMYMKPKSKEASISDEVFTVLYAVVTPMLNPVIYSLRNKEVKEAARKVWGRRRTSK; the protein is encoded by the coding sequence ATGGAGCCAATCAATAGGACAGAGGTCTCTGAGTTCTTTCTGAAAGGATTTTTGGGCTACATGGCCCTGGagcacctgctcttccctctgtgctCAGCCATGTACCTGGTGACCCTGCTGGGGAACACAGCTATTGTGGCGGTGAGCGTGCTGGATGTTCACCTGCACacacccatgtacttcttcctgggCAACCTCTCCATCCTGGACATCTGCTACACGTCCACCTTTGTGCCCCTGATGCTGGTCCACCTCCTGTCGGCCCAGAAGACCATCTCCTTTATTGGTTGTGCCATCCAGATGTGTCTGAGCCTGTCCACGGGCTCCACAGAGTGTCTGCTGCTCGCCATCATGGCCTACGATCGCTACCTGGCCATCTGCCAGCCGCTCAGATACCCTGTGCTCATGAGCCACCGGCTCTGCTTGTTGCTGGCGGGAGCCGCCTGGGTGCTCTGTCTCTTCAAGTCAGTGACCGAGACAATCATCACCATGAGGCTGCCCTTCTGCAGCCACCTGGTCAGTCACTTCACCTGCGAGATCCTGGCAGTGCTGAAGCTGGCATGCAGTGACACATCAGTCAGCGAGGTCCTCCTGCTGGTGGGCGCCATCCTGCTGCTGCCTGTGCCCCTGGCCTTCATCTGCCTGTCCTACACGCTTATTCTGGCCACCATCCTGAGGGTGCCCTCAGCTGCTAGCCGCCGcaaagccttctccacctgctcggCACACCTGGCAGTAGTGCTGCTTTTCTATGGCACCGTCATCTTCATGTACATGAAACCCAAGAGCAAGGAGGCCAGCATCTCGGATGAGGTCTTCACGGTCCTCTATGCTGTGGTCACGCCCATGCTGAACCCTGTCATCTACAGCCTGAGGaacaaggaggtgaaggaggccGCCAGGAAGGTGTGGGGCAGGAGACGGACCTCCAAGTGA